In the Desulfovibrio legallii genome, GTGTCGCCCCAGATTGGTGAGGATGGCGGCCAGGTCGCCGCTGCGCTCCAGCACTGGGCCGGAGGTGCAGACCAAGTTCACGCCCAGTTCTGCGGCCATGATCTGGGCCAGGGTCGTCTTGCCCAGACCGGGATTGCCGTAGAACAGAGTATGGTCCAGAGCCTTGCCCCGCCCGCGCGCGGCGTCCAGATAGACGCGCAAATTGGCCCGCAGCTCGTCCTGTCCGATAAATTCTTCCAGGCTGCGCGGGCGCACGCTTTCGTCTACGCCAGCGAGCCCTTCCCCGAGCGGCGGCCGCTCGTCGTAGTCTTCCGCCATCAAACCTTCCCCTTGGCCAGCGTCTTGAGCGCGGCCCGCAAGGCGCCGGTTACATCAAGGTCCGGCTCTTCCAGCAAGATTTTTTTCACCATGGGCGCGCACGCATCCTCGCTGTAGCCCAGATTGCCCAAGCCGTCGAGCACATCCCGAAAAACAGAACCGGGCCGGACCCCACTGCCGACGAGCGCCGCCGCCTGAGGCGCGTCGTCCACCTTGAGCTTATATTTCAGTTCCAGAAAAATGTGCTCGGCCGTTTTTTTGCCGATGCCCGAAACGCGGGTCAGGGCCAGCACGTCGTCTTCCAGCACCAGACGCCGCAAATCGTYGGGCCGGAAAATGGACAGAATGCCCAGCGCCGTGCGCGCGCCCACCTTGGAAATGGACACCAGCACTTCAAAGGTCTGCCGCTCCTCAAAACTGGCAAAGCCGAACAGCTCCAGCGCGTCTTCCCGCACGGCCAGGCTGGTGTAAAAGGCCACGGCCTCTCCACGCCCCGGCAGGGAAGCCAGGGTATGGGCCGGCAGGCCCACGGCATAGCCCACGCCGCCCTGGGTGACCACCAGGGCGGTATTGCCCCAGACCTGCGCCAGACGTCCTTCCACATAGGCAATCACGGCTTCACCCTCCTATACCCACCATCTGTTTGCCGGCCACGGCGCACCCGGCCCGCCGGGCAGCCAGGATCTCCGCGCCCAGCGGCTTTTGCGCACAGGCCAGGCGCAGCACGCGCACCAGGTCCGCATCGTTGCAGCGAGGATGGCGCAACAGTCCGCGCAGGCGGTATTCCTTGTCGTCAAACAGGCAGGTGCGCACATGACCATCACTGGTGAGCCGCAAACGGTTACAGGATCCGCAGAACTGACAGGTCATGGCCGTGATGAAGCCCATGCGCCCCTTGCCGCCTTCCACCCGATACATGCGCGCCGGACCGGCCTCGGCCTCCTGGCCTTTTTCGGGCGTCAGGCGCAGGCGACGCTGGGCCTCTTCACGGATCTGGTCGGCGGGCCAGAAGGTTTCCGGGCCCCAAAGGGTGCCGTTGCCCATGGGCATGAACTCGATAAAACGCAGGTCCACGGGCAGGTGCCGCACGGCATGGGCAAAATCGTCCATCTGGCCGTCGTTGACGCCGCGCATGGCCACCACGTTGATCTTGACCCGTATTTCCGCCCGCAGCAGGGCGTCCAGCGAAGCCAGCACGGCGGGTAACAGATCCCGCCCGGTGACGCGGGCAAAGGTTTCGCGGTCAAAACTGTCCAGAGAAAGATTCACGGCGCGCACGCCTACCCGCCGCAGCAGGGGAATGTGCGGCTCCAGCAGCGTGCCGTTGGTAGTCAGGCGCAGGTCCAGCTGCGGATACCGCTGGTGCAGCAGGGCCAGCAGAGTGTCGCAATCCTTGCGGGCAAAGGGTTCGCCCCCGGTGAGGCGCACCTTGTGCACGCCCAGGCCTGCCAGCACACCCACCAGACGAACCATTTCCT is a window encoding:
- the ruvA gene encoding Holliday junction branch migration protein RuvA, producing the protein MIAYVEGRLAQVWGNTALVVTQGGVGYAVGLPAHTLASLPGRGEAVAFYTSLAVREDALELFGFASFEERQTFEVLVSISKVGARTALGILSIFRPBDLRRLVLEDDVLALTRVSGIGKKTAEHIFLELKYKLKVDDAPQAAALVGSGVRPGSVFRDVLDGLGNLGYSEDACAPMVKKILLEEPDLDVTGALRAALKTLAKGKV
- the moaA gene encoding GTP 3',8-cyclase MoaA; this encodes MSAGVNPFSSLGNMGAADGPLRDQYGREVHYLRLSVTDRCNLRCVYCRSEARQTFIPHPKVLRYEEMVRLVGVLAGLGVHKVRLTGGEPFARKDCDTLLALLHQRYPQLDLRLTTNGTLLEPHIPLLRRVGVRAVNLSLDSFDRETFARVTGRDLLPAVLASLDALLRAEIRVKINVVAMRGVNDGQMDDFAHAVRHLPVDLRFIEFMPMGNGTLWGPETFWPADQIREEAQRRLRLTPEKGQEAEAGPARMYRVEGGKGRMGFITAMTCQFCGSCNRLRLTSDGHVRTCLFDDKEYRLRGLLRHPRCNDADLVRVLRLACAQKPLGAEILAARRAGCAVAGKQMVGIGG